Proteins encoded in a region of the Rothia mucilaginosa genome:
- the cas5e gene encoding type I-E CRISPR-associated protein Cas5/CasD — protein MPTLLLKMSGPLQSWGTQSRFRRRDAGHEPSKSGVIGMVAAALGRSRNEPVDDLVSLKFAVRTDASGTLIRDYQTAKNWAKSPKGAVSLSTRMYLSDAVFVVALDGEREQLETIESALKKPVYPLYLGRRACPAGYDLVLGIREESAEEALRSLEWQVPEYRRKDFPSPVALRILRDALPGERGDLVQDIPVSFSPEYRQYAAREVVTAEPLVLENPQGRKLHAAASSVDAESSESPAEPDFLNVVIDA, from the coding sequence ATGCCTACCCTGCTCTTGAAGATGAGCGGGCCGTTGCAGTCATGGGGCACTCAGAGCCGTTTCCGTCGCCGTGATGCCGGACATGAGCCGAGCAAATCTGGCGTGATTGGAATGGTCGCTGCAGCCTTGGGACGCTCGCGTAACGAGCCGGTTGATGACTTGGTTTCGTTGAAGTTCGCGGTGCGTACGGATGCCTCTGGTACCCTGATTCGTGACTATCAGACCGCTAAGAACTGGGCTAAGAGCCCGAAGGGCGCGGTTTCTCTTTCGACCCGCATGTACCTTTCTGACGCTGTTTTTGTAGTGGCTCTCGATGGGGAACGCGAACAGTTGGAGACTATCGAGTCTGCGCTGAAGAAGCCTGTATATCCTCTGTATCTTGGGCGGCGTGCGTGCCCGGCTGGTTACGACCTTGTCCTGGGTATCCGTGAGGAGTCTGCTGAGGAGGCTCTGCGTTCGTTGGAGTGGCAGGTTCCTGAGTATCGTCGTAAGGATTTTCCGAGCCCGGTAGCGTTGCGCATCCTGCGTGATGCGTTGCCTGGTGAGCGCGGTGATTTGGTTCAGGATATTCCGGTGAGTTTCAGCCCGGAGTACCGTCAATATGCTGCCCGTGAGGTGGTTACTGCGGAGCCTCTGGTATTGGAGAATCCTCAAGGACGAAAGCTTCATGCTGCAGCCTCCTCGGTTGATGCAGAATCTTCCGAGAGCCCTGCCGAACCTGATTTCTTGAATGTGGTGATAGACGCATGA
- the cas7e gene encoding type I-E CRISPR-associated protein Cas7/Cse4/CasC has protein sequence MTTFVDIHALQTLPPSNINRDDTGSPKSAFFGGVQRQRVSSQAWKSVIRRDFESHLDRSQLGVRTRLVADKVVARILELAPEFDAEKAETAVVAAFKAAGITLKEPKAKEGEEAGRPVSGYLLLLSNQQIDKLVQAIIEANGEKLPAKQVKEILDTNHSVDIALFGRMLADAPDFNVDAACQVAHALSVHGSEPDFDYYTAVDDVVRSSDDSTGAGMIGTIEMAASTFYRYANINLDALNANLGDVSASVEATLAFVRSFINSMPTGKQNSFAARTLPDAVIVTVRNDRPISYVNAFEKAITEVEGRRVVAARALASEAKNIEEAYGYEPVASYVLALGDLKEELAGLGESVTLKGLLESLEAQLTALTSQES, from the coding sequence ATGACTACTTTCGTCGACATCCACGCCCTGCAGACCCTGCCCCCGTCGAATATTAACCGTGACGATACCGGCAGCCCCAAGTCCGCTTTCTTTGGCGGCGTTCAGCGTCAGCGTGTTTCCAGCCAGGCTTGGAAGTCCGTCATTCGCCGCGATTTTGAATCGCATCTTGACCGCTCGCAGCTGGGTGTACGTACCCGCCTGGTTGCTGACAAGGTAGTGGCGCGTATCTTGGAGCTTGCGCCCGAGTTCGATGCTGAGAAGGCTGAAACGGCTGTTGTTGCAGCTTTCAAGGCTGCAGGTATTACGCTCAAGGAACCTAAGGCGAAGGAAGGCGAAGAAGCAGGACGTCCTGTTTCTGGCTACCTGCTCTTGCTGAGCAACCAGCAGATTGACAAGTTGGTGCAGGCAATCATCGAAGCTAACGGCGAGAAGCTTCCCGCGAAGCAGGTTAAGGAAATCCTTGATACCAACCACAGCGTTGATATTGCTCTCTTCGGTCGCATGCTGGCGGATGCTCCCGATTTCAACGTTGATGCGGCTTGCCAGGTAGCACACGCTTTGAGCGTCCACGGTTCCGAACCCGATTTTGACTACTACACTGCAGTGGATGACGTCGTTCGTTCTTCCGATGACTCTACCGGTGCGGGCATGATCGGCACCATTGAGATGGCGGCAAGCACCTTCTACCGCTACGCCAACATCAACCTGGATGCACTGAACGCTAACCTGGGCGATGTTTCTGCAAGTGTTGAGGCAACTCTGGCGTTTGTCCGTTCCTTCATTAACTCCATGCCTACCGGTAAGCAGAATTCTTTCGCTGCACGCACCCTGCCTGACGCGGTTATCGTGACCGTTCGTAACGACCGCCCCATCTCCTACGTGAACGCCTTTGAGAAGGCTATCACCGAGGTTGAGGGCCGCCGCGTAGTCGCAGCTCGTGCGCTCGCATCTGAAGCTAAGAACATTGAAGAAGCATACGGTTACGAGCCGGTCGCTTCGTATGTTCTGGCTTTGGGCGACCTCAAGGAAGAACTGGCTGGTCTGGGCGAGTCTGTCACTCTGAAGGGTCTGCTGGAGTCCCTGGAAGCTCAGCTGACTGCTCTCACCTCTCAGGAGTCCTAA
- the casB gene encoding type I-E CRISPR-associated protein Cse2/CasB, giving the protein MSDYTAQDELQRFVVAKVMRLYHQKSNGVSAATAQLAQLRRGVGASPFQYPELLGIILEKEDGTEGIPEQYRGRGDQPSNAESAAYTALTLFALHQQSQNQPMHDAEVSFGNAVGKLVGDTATSMKKRFDSLLTAQTENARQHYLRSLITLLRSEGIAFDYGRFAVDYMRLLNPATRQKVMYRWNRDFSYGLIPVRAAASKTTK; this is encoded by the coding sequence ATGAGTGATTACACCGCGCAGGATGAGCTACAACGTTTCGTCGTGGCAAAAGTGATGCGCCTGTACCACCAGAAAAGTAACGGTGTCTCAGCAGCCACGGCTCAGCTTGCTCAGCTTCGCCGAGGTGTGGGTGCATCGCCCTTTCAGTACCCGGAACTCTTAGGAATCATCCTGGAAAAGGAAGATGGCACTGAAGGTATTCCTGAACAGTACCGAGGGAGGGGAGACCAGCCGAGTAATGCGGAGAGCGCTGCGTACACTGCTTTGACTCTTTTTGCTCTGCATCAGCAGTCGCAGAACCAGCCCATGCACGATGCAGAGGTTTCTTTTGGCAACGCGGTAGGCAAGCTGGTTGGCGACACCGCAACGTCAATGAAGAAGCGTTTTGATTCTCTGCTGACCGCTCAGACGGAGAATGCTCGCCAGCATTACCTGCGTAGCCTGATTACTCTGCTTCGTTCCGAAGGTATTGCCTTCGATTACGGTCGATTTGCGGTGGATTACATGCGTCTTCTGAATCCTGCGACGCGTCAAAAGGTTATGTACCGCTGGAACCGCGACTTCTCCTACGGGCTCATCCCTGTTCGCGCTGCTGCGAGCAAAACCACTAAGTAA
- the casA gene encoding type I-E CRISPR-associated protein Cse1/CasA: MVVMEEPRFNLVDEAWILARLKSGEVVELSLRDYFKRVYEIDRIQSDNPLTDTAIFGVVLVIFARASFLADSIDTSNGPAQWIRQMREPDANNLAAVLGYLEIFKDRFWLVGGERPFMQVHDLHTAKGDTKPVSRLVLDSESEYFSQRAEVTLKSLSFAEAARYLVTLHAYDYSGIKSGAVGDPRVKGGKGYPLGVGWYGATGKVIVHGANMMETLLYSLDYEQLTDKESFEQDVPVWERAEPDTAAPRAYTGGPAAQYKDQPVPASGMCEILTWQSRRIRLHHDGNRVTSVLISNGDKWLDRNTYTDPLTGYRYSKNQSSKTEQVWMPQTHAAERTLWRGADALLTRLTPESEKQNKPAPVIRQLGSGRYFPTDAEVQVQLVGVEYGTQSSIIENIISDSMTLELSLLTDEGVSASQMVRENIQTTMDAAIALGQFAGQLLQAAGREYEFRADATEALLNRMEDAFRLWLADQRASEDIAEKKKEWQSRVRAVITQESDLLKYNAGPKAMLGTFGKDPAGNEVLYNVARADRLLHARLRKIIPLAYQDSTSHSDKEETNE; the protein is encoded by the coding sequence ATGGTTGTCATGGAAGAACCTAGGTTCAATCTTGTAGATGAAGCATGGATTCTTGCCCGGCTTAAGTCGGGCGAAGTAGTCGAGCTGTCTCTGCGCGATTATTTCAAACGGGTGTATGAGATTGACCGAATTCAATCGGATAACCCGCTGACGGATACTGCAATTTTTGGTGTCGTGCTCGTGATTTTTGCTCGTGCATCCTTCCTTGCAGACAGTATCGATACCTCTAATGGTCCGGCCCAATGGATTCGCCAGATGCGTGAGCCTGACGCTAATAACCTGGCTGCTGTTCTGGGATACCTTGAAATTTTCAAGGATCGTTTCTGGTTGGTAGGCGGCGAGCGCCCCTTTATGCAGGTGCATGATTTGCATACGGCAAAGGGGGACACGAAGCCTGTTAGTCGCTTGGTTTTGGATTCTGAAAGCGAGTACTTCTCGCAGCGGGCTGAGGTGACATTGAAGTCTCTGAGCTTTGCTGAAGCAGCTCGGTATCTCGTAACGCTTCATGCCTACGACTACTCAGGTATTAAATCTGGTGCTGTAGGTGACCCCCGTGTTAAGGGTGGCAAGGGCTATCCTCTGGGCGTTGGCTGGTACGGCGCCACCGGCAAGGTGATTGTTCACGGCGCCAACATGATGGAAACCTTGCTGTACAGCCTGGACTACGAGCAGTTGACCGATAAAGAGTCATTCGAACAAGACGTTCCAGTTTGGGAACGTGCTGAACCTGATACCGCAGCACCGCGTGCATACACTGGTGGTCCTGCGGCTCAGTACAAGGACCAGCCGGTGCCCGCGAGCGGTATGTGCGAGATTTTGACCTGGCAGTCACGTCGCATCCGTCTGCATCATGACGGCAATCGTGTGACTTCGGTACTTATCTCCAACGGTGATAAGTGGCTTGATCGCAATACCTATACTGACCCTCTGACGGGGTATCGGTACAGCAAGAATCAGTCGTCAAAGACCGAACAGGTATGGATGCCGCAGACTCACGCGGCTGAACGTACCCTGTGGCGTGGTGCTGATGCTCTGCTGACTCGTCTTACCCCGGAATCTGAGAAGCAGAATAAGCCTGCTCCCGTGATTCGTCAGCTGGGTTCGGGAAGGTACTTCCCGACCGATGCGGAGGTACAGGTTCAGCTGGTGGGTGTCGAATACGGTACCCAGAGCTCCATCATCGAGAACATTATTTCTGACTCTATGACTCTTGAGCTTTCTCTGCTGACTGATGAAGGCGTGAGTGCGTCCCAGATGGTTCGCGAGAACATCCAAACCACCATGGACGCGGCAATCGCTCTTGGGCAGTTTGCTGGACAGCTTCTACAAGCGGCAGGTCGGGAATACGAGTTCCGTGCGGATGCTACTGAAGCTCTCCTGAACCGTATGGAAGATGCTTTCCGCCTCTGGCTTGCAGATCAGCGAGCATCGGAAGATATCGCTGAGAAAAAGAAGGAGTGGCAAAGCCGTGTACGTGCCGTAATCACGCAAGAATCAGACCTTCTTAAATACAACGCTGGCCCCAAAGCCATGCTGGGTACCTTCGGTAAGGACCCTGCTGGTAATGAAGTTCTCTACAATGTTGCGCGTGCGGATCGCCTGCTACATGCTCGCCTGCGTAAGATTATTCCCCTGGCTTACCAGGACTCTACATCTCACTCTGACAAGGAGGAAACCAATGAGTGA
- the cas3 gene encoding CRISPR-associated helicase Cas3' has translation MAPAPEHLSTPETASFWAKTGDKDSPTRGLSLVQHMLDAGSVAARLWDTWLAPGLQKRFSEHLHLSMEDTRALVCWLAATHDMGKATPEFSGQLDARRDENLAIYRQRIEQQDFEFPEDLVTPTSGMRCPHSKYSQSILIHLLTNNIEGMPSKVAETLASISGAHHGTPADYLSASTELSNVILERLSPKWHATWQELYDITLERFGASSALQQLAQHGQVIPVSVQFCITGFVIMSDWIASNPDFFPMGTFGSAEQEQRARIGWQALGLEQRWIAALDTHPGAPAVNLYASRFGWKNPTLRPMQEVVVEAARSMQSGGMMCIEAPMGQGKTEAGLIAAEFLAQATGRTGVAFAAPTQATSNALFDRVIEWVEYQTNNVAQEHGGPIEPHSMFLGHSKNRFNKSYEALSKADIFDESSTPGRENNRKTLRPGTSLARHSWLSGTKKGLLSSFVVCTIDQVLMTALQARHVMLRYLGLASKVIIIDEVHAYDAYMNQYLSTALYWMGQMNAPVILMSATLPSATRDDLMEHYAKGLKVGAEPNKVAAPAPPSQNDLMAKMKARLAGIQAAPKPEASEEPFLDLDYPVVHTLTAEDNGTPKKWKVEQPVEQTEIELKLIDDSPESVLNVLEPLANDHGCAAVICNTVGRAQEMHAFLSERFGEEHVILTHSRFTATHRAEQEEILVSKLGKKAHYSKADGEDSSRPHRLIVVGTQVIEQSLDLDFDVMITDFAPVDLVLQRMGRLHRHDSRSSSERTPAYRKPVCYVRGVETFGSHIEAPDFPRGSKAVYEPMILLSSYAQLLPHFDGEPIRIPADISPLVQKTYQENTSTKIPSAWAEIYENAKQEYEKGKEQAKARAEGYLLCAPQGEYTMAGCMKSLLQSNDRRFSDEQIGEAKVRDTDASLEVIAIVVERNQPGNPKSAIKNYRLLPSINGTDEADSLCFDASADDPPTYWQSMQLAASSIRLPYQYSDAPNHRVRGGILRFDAALDQLEKERIENWQKSFMLEGQLILPFEEVEAGVYSYILCDHELVYSTQLGLQSFKLDNED, from the coding sequence ATGGCACCCGCCCCTGAGCATCTTTCAACACCTGAAACGGCATCATTCTGGGCAAAAACAGGAGACAAGGACTCCCCTACCCGCGGCCTCTCCCTCGTTCAGCACATGCTCGATGCTGGTTCTGTTGCCGCCCGCCTCTGGGATACGTGGCTCGCCCCCGGTCTGCAGAAGCGTTTTAGTGAGCACCTCCACCTTTCTATGGAAGATACGCGCGCACTTGTATGCTGGCTCGCCGCCACCCACGACATGGGCAAAGCAACCCCCGAATTCTCCGGGCAGCTCGATGCACGACGCGACGAAAACCTCGCTATATACCGTCAGCGTATCGAGCAGCAGGACTTTGAGTTCCCTGAAGACCTTGTGACCCCCACTAGCGGTATGCGCTGCCCCCATAGCAAGTACAGCCAGAGTATTCTCATTCATCTGCTCACCAACAATATCGAGGGCATGCCGAGTAAAGTCGCTGAAACTCTTGCAAGTATTTCCGGCGCGCACCACGGCACACCAGCAGACTACCTCTCTGCATCCACTGAACTGAGCAACGTCATTTTGGAGCGTCTCTCCCCCAAATGGCATGCCACCTGGCAGGAACTCTACGACATCACACTGGAACGTTTCGGTGCATCCTCGGCGTTACAGCAGCTAGCACAGCACGGACAGGTTATCCCCGTCTCCGTGCAGTTCTGCATTACCGGTTTCGTCATCATGTCAGACTGGATTGCCTCAAACCCTGATTTCTTCCCCATGGGAACCTTCGGCTCAGCCGAACAGGAACAGCGAGCGCGCATCGGCTGGCAAGCTCTCGGGCTTGAACAACGCTGGATCGCCGCGCTGGATACCCACCCCGGCGCACCTGCAGTTAATCTCTACGCATCCCGTTTTGGGTGGAAGAATCCCACCCTACGCCCCATGCAGGAAGTCGTAGTCGAAGCGGCACGCTCCATGCAAAGCGGCGGCATGATGTGCATCGAAGCACCCATGGGTCAAGGTAAGACCGAAGCCGGTCTTATTGCTGCCGAGTTCCTTGCGCAGGCAACCGGTCGCACCGGTGTAGCCTTTGCTGCACCAACTCAGGCAACTTCTAATGCCCTCTTTGACCGTGTTATCGAATGGGTGGAATACCAGACAAATAACGTGGCGCAAGAACACGGCGGACCTATTGAGCCGCACTCCATGTTCCTGGGTCATTCCAAGAACCGGTTCAACAAGTCCTATGAGGCACTCTCCAAAGCAGATATTTTCGACGAGTCTTCTACCCCCGGGCGAGAAAACAACCGAAAAACGCTACGCCCCGGAACGTCCCTCGCGCGACACAGCTGGCTCAGCGGTACAAAGAAGGGACTTCTCTCCAGCTTCGTTGTGTGCACCATCGACCAGGTTCTCATGACCGCTCTGCAAGCACGGCATGTGATGCTCCGATACCTTGGGCTTGCGTCTAAGGTCATCATCATTGATGAGGTTCACGCCTACGACGCATACATGAACCAATACCTTTCTACTGCGCTCTACTGGATGGGTCAAATGAATGCGCCCGTCATTCTCATGTCAGCGACCCTGCCGTCAGCCACTCGTGATGATCTCATGGAGCACTATGCCAAGGGTCTGAAGGTTGGAGCAGAACCGAACAAAGTAGCTGCTCCTGCTCCCCCATCACAGAATGACCTGATGGCGAAAATGAAAGCTCGACTCGCAGGTATTCAGGCAGCACCTAAGCCGGAAGCGTCCGAAGAACCCTTCCTCGATCTGGATTACCCCGTCGTCCACACGCTCACCGCCGAAGACAACGGAACTCCCAAGAAATGGAAGGTTGAACAGCCCGTAGAGCAAACCGAAATCGAGCTGAAACTCATTGACGACAGCCCCGAAAGCGTCCTGAACGTGCTCGAACCGCTCGCCAATGACCACGGATGCGCCGCAGTCATCTGCAATACCGTTGGCCGAGCCCAGGAAATGCACGCATTTCTGAGTGAACGGTTCGGTGAAGAGCACGTAATCCTCACGCACTCTCGCTTTACCGCCACACACCGCGCCGAACAAGAAGAAATTCTTGTCTCCAAGCTCGGCAAGAAGGCACACTACAGCAAAGCTGACGGGGAGGATTCCTCGCGCCCGCACCGCCTCATTGTGGTGGGTACGCAGGTCATCGAGCAGTCACTTGACCTGGATTTTGACGTGATGATTACCGACTTCGCGCCGGTTGACCTGGTACTTCAGCGCATGGGACGTCTACACCGTCACGATAGCCGCAGCAGCTCGGAACGCACCCCCGCATACCGCAAGCCGGTGTGCTACGTGCGAGGAGTTGAAACTTTCGGCTCGCACATTGAGGCACCCGACTTCCCGCGTGGATCCAAAGCAGTCTATGAGCCGATGATTCTGCTCAGCAGCTACGCACAGCTACTCCCCCACTTCGACGGTGAGCCGATTCGAATTCCTGCGGACATCAGTCCGCTGGTGCAGAAGACCTACCAGGAAAATACGTCTACTAAGATTCCTAGTGCCTGGGCAGAAATCTACGAGAACGCCAAGCAGGAATACGAGAAGGGTAAAGAACAAGCCAAGGCCCGAGCTGAAGGCTATCTGCTCTGCGCGCCTCAGGGTGAGTACACCATGGCGGGTTGCATGAAGAGTCTTCTCCAATCCAACGACCGGCGATTCTCTGACGAACAAATCGGCGAGGCAAAGGTTCGCGACACCGACGCGTCCCTGGAAGTTATCGCAATTGTGGTAGAACGGAACCAGCCGGGCAATCCCAAGAGCGCGATTAAAAACTACCGACTCTTGCCTTCCATCAACGGTACAGACGAGGCTGATTCTCTCTGCTTTGACGCTTCAGCCGATGACCCACCGACTTACTGGCAGAGCATGCAACTTGCGGCTTCATCGATTCGACTCCCCTACCAGTACTCAGATGCACCCAACCACCGCGTCAGGGGTGGGATACTCCGATTCGACGCTGCACTCGACCAGCTGGAGAAGGAACGCATCGAGAACTGGCAGAAATCATTCATGCTGGAGGGGCAGCTCATCCTGCCCTTCGAAGAGGTCGAAGCAGGCGTGTACTCGTATATTCTCTGCGACCACGAGCTGGTGTACAGCACCCAGCTAGGCCTGCAGAGCTTCAAGCTTGATAACGAAGACTAG
- the zapE gene encoding cell division protein ZapE: MPTTTVHLTDRIPRVSADELLAGFRPSERFGEVSFDSYIPDPNQPSQAEAVQKLKDFGDKINGGGAGAGFFGRLFGGKKKDSTKAGLYLDGGFGVGKTHLLASLWHYVDGPKAFGTFVEYTNLVGALTFRKTVEALSSYKLVCIDEFELDDPGDTVLMSRLMRELADAGVKLVATSNTLPGALGEGRFAAEDFKREIQVLASQFEVHRVDGEDFRHRGLPAAPEPVADDAFDAKVEEVFGGQTVGVDNFADLVEHLAKVHPSRYRQLIDGLDGIAWRDVHPITEQSVALRFVVLADRLYDKDLPIVSSGVPFDKVFTEEMLAGGYQKKYFRAVSRLTALAREGMLGESE, translated from the coding sequence GTGCCCACCACGACCGTACACTTGACCGACCGCATCCCTCGCGTTTCTGCTGATGAGTTGCTGGCGGGTTTCCGCCCCTCTGAGCGTTTTGGCGAAGTGTCTTTTGATAGCTACATTCCTGATCCGAATCAGCCGTCGCAGGCTGAGGCTGTGCAGAAGCTGAAGGATTTTGGCGACAAGATTAATGGTGGCGGCGCTGGTGCCGGTTTCTTTGGTCGCCTGTTTGGGGGCAAGAAGAAGGATTCGACGAAGGCTGGCCTGTACCTTGACGGCGGTTTTGGTGTGGGTAAGACTCACCTGTTGGCGTCGCTGTGGCATTATGTGGATGGCCCGAAGGCGTTCGGTACTTTTGTGGAGTACACGAACCTGGTGGGTGCGTTGACGTTCCGTAAGACGGTTGAGGCGTTGAGCAGCTACAAGCTGGTGTGTATTGACGAGTTTGAGCTGGATGATCCGGGTGATACTGTGCTCATGTCTCGTCTGATGCGTGAGCTGGCGGATGCTGGCGTGAAGCTTGTGGCGACGTCGAACACGCTGCCTGGTGCGCTGGGTGAGGGCCGTTTTGCGGCTGAGGATTTTAAGCGTGAGATTCAGGTGCTTGCTTCGCAGTTTGAGGTGCACCGTGTGGATGGTGAGGATTTCCGTCACCGTGGCCTGCCTGCTGCGCCGGAGCCTGTTGCTGATGATGCGTTTGATGCGAAGGTTGAGGAAGTGTTCGGCGGCCAGACTGTTGGCGTTGATAACTTCGCTGACCTGGTGGAGCATCTGGCGAAGGTGCACCCGTCGCGTTACCGTCAGCTGATTGATGGCCTGGATGGTATTGCGTGGCGTGATGTTCACCCGATTACTGAGCAGTCGGTGGCGCTGCGTTTTGTGGTGTTGGCTGACCGCCTGTATGACAAGGACTTGCCGATTGTTTCTTCGGGTGTGCCTTTTGACAAGGTGTTTACCGAGGAGATGCTGGCTGGTGGTTATCAGAAGAAGTACTTCCGTGCGGTGTCTCGTTTGACTGCGTTGGCTCGTGAGGGCATGCTCGGCGAGTCTGAGTAG
- a CDS encoding DUF6318 family protein, with amino-acid sequence MDSTIFNRRTLLGSGALMGLSALLAACGQQANNEAAATASAAPSETASASAAASESASASATSSTIRGYSGQSKAPDGEYRKADGYGPAQNVPKPPSRKQYPETQEGALNMINDWTIAHNYAVQTGDCEYAKAYVKPETDEEKFYGYVERLYKRGGWIINGLDKYQLDGQFIYDEKTKEYTLMLKHIWEFVMYVEPDGSYTEDTNTAEGDDSGAYILKYSDGFWTVVGSLSQEQLKEKGSLK; translated from the coding sequence ATGGATTCGACCATTTTCAACCGCCGTACCCTGCTGGGTAGCGGCGCACTCATGGGACTCAGTGCCCTGCTTGCGGCATGTGGCCAGCAGGCAAATAACGAGGCGGCAGCCACCGCCTCCGCGGCGCCGAGTGAGACCGCTTCGGCATCTGCGGCAGCTTCTGAATCTGCATCAGCTTCGGCAACCTCGTCTACTATCCGAGGCTACTCTGGACAGTCCAAAGCCCCCGACGGCGAATACCGTAAAGCCGACGGCTACGGACCCGCGCAAAACGTACCCAAGCCCCCGAGCCGGAAACAATACCCCGAAACTCAGGAGGGCGCTCTCAACATGATCAACGACTGGACTATAGCCCACAACTATGCAGTCCAGACGGGTGATTGCGAATACGCTAAAGCATATGTGAAACCAGAAACTGACGAAGAAAAATTCTACGGATATGTCGAACGCCTTTATAAGCGCGGCGGATGGATCATTAATGGTCTCGACAAATATCAGCTCGATGGTCAGTTTATTTATGATGAAAAAACTAAAGAATACACCCTTATGCTGAAGCATATTTGGGAATTCGTAATGTATGTTGAGCCCGACGGGTCATACACCGAAGACACGAATACGGCCGAGGGGGACGATAGCGGCGCTTACATTCTCAAATATTCGGATGGATTTTGGACTGTCGTTGGCTCACTTTCTCAAGAGCAGCTGAAGGAAAAAGGGTCGTTGAAATAG